The Cotesia glomerata isolate CgM1 linkage group LG7, MPM_Cglom_v2.3, whole genome shotgun sequence genome segment AATTTGGTAGAGCGTTATTTCATCGTTTTTATTCACTGGAGGAGCATTCACATTAGTATTTTCCACTCTAAACACAGCCATATCACTGCCTTTATGGACATACTTGCAAATGTATTTGATGCTCTTCACAGAACTGCAGAACTCAATATTAATATGAGCATTATATGTCTTGCTCAGCAGAGGCGAATATGGCACCACCCAACGATTGTCAATATCAATGTCTgtgttgatgatatttttaataaatgattgtccGCCATTTTCAGGATTTCTTCGACGATATATTGGGTATCCGTCGACATTTGTGACCGTATCATTGGTAAAATCATtagggaaatttttagtacattTTCTATCAGCCATGCAAGGCGATGAACTATTAAGAGTACCACATGGACCATGAATCATGTTTGTTGTAACAATATCAAAAAGCAGTTGGTCAGTGGATGGATCTGGAATTTCCGCAGAAATGATACTATCGATTTCTTCAGGACGGATTTTGTCGATGAACCAAACCAAAATGTGTGCATGAGGTAATCTTCGCTTTTGCCACTCAACCGAATACATCCAGCAACGTGTGGGACCAAATACATGTGATTTAGTAATGAAACTTATTAAAGACTTCAATTTTTGTCTGAACACACGTGCTGTAATGTCATGGCGATGTATTGCATTTTGGCCAGGCAGTAGCAAAGATGTAATCTCTGGCCATTTTGGATTACATGTGaacgtgataaataaacatggTCGTCCATATTCGCGCACGAAAGTCAGAGCATCCTGTATATATTCTTGCATATGACGTGGACTGCCTACGTACGATGATGGTAAAATGACATGGTTACCAATTTCGGCGACGTCGGCGTTGTTGTTTATAGTGTCTCGCAAATGAATGTACTCTTCCGCGCGCAGCTTTTGTTGATTATATCGTAAGTATCGTAGTCGTTCGCTCTCAATCTTCGCGTACATGTCGACCATGAATTGTTGACAAAGCTCAGGACATCGTAAAATGACGTTGTCCAGGCCACGTCTAATCATTAATCGGTACGCATAATAATCCTTTGAGCTAACTTTCTTGTTTGTTTCAGCTCCTGTAATAtttgttcataaaaattaatttaaatttattacgttcaataatttaattgttttgttaaatgattaatgatcaaattattaatcaatgaaGTACCTGATACGGGATCTCGTTGTTTTATGTTTATGCAATATCCGTCTTGTCCCTTCCAGAATATTAGCGGATATTGGAGAGCGTCATATGAACGATGTGTGTCAGCAATGaactgaagattattatttcttctacgAATCACAATTTCTCGTGCAGCTGTACAATCGCCAACAATGATTCCAGCAACATCATCAACAACGGATGCATTCAATCTACGAATATGCTCTCCAGCTGGTGTATTATCAGAATTAATGACGATAGCGTGATTATCGCTTTGTAATTGGTGCATAtgtgatttgaatattttcaacaactcGTTGTGCTCGTTCAAAAGAGCATCTAGCTCGCTGACGATGCGCCTGGCATAAAGTGAATCAAGGTTATTATAATCACAACGTGCATTCACGCGATTGGCAAGTGCGCTTCCGGAATCCTCGCCGCCCATAAAGTAGATTTGTAAGAATTTATGTGGTTCGTTTGGCATTGGCAGCAGTGAGcccattttatgataaacttggcctCTGATTTTGAATGTAGAATTGAATTGTTGACCATTTGCATTAGTATTTCgaactatttctgttgctccgaacgatgtcatttgaaagcatGAATAGAATCTTCGAATTGACTTCAGGAACACGTTAGAATCTGGATCCGTGCCGATAAGTAAGCCGTTCAATGGTTCAAGTGGTGTTTCAATTTCAGGTAGTTGCACTTTTCCTGACGCGCAACACATCCCAGCTggctcatttttgaatttcagagCATGACAATGCGGACATTCCTTGTCCATAGCACCAATTACcacttttgaatgagcataatattcattatcgggctcatactggaatgctagacgcaggaatgaatcagatataaatgctcgatgtacctgttgtcgttgttggtcatttgttcttcgtctattgactgtgaaacggcgtgattgtcgttgttctaatcttctgacttcattgcgttcagctcgtgtatcttCTGGCTCTTCTTGATGCAATCGCGCCATTCTGATACGTGCATCAGTATTTTGTTGCTGGAtttgttcttctgttctttcggatctgctatttcgcaagtttcgagctttacttgtactgcggctcaaatcagcccctttgcgttttcttggcattgctcactgtacaaaacatacataaatagaattaatgaaattatttaatgatgaaaaatgttaaaagtataattagggccaggatttttgccgcagttttgaaatgattagttttaatttatgaaattataacaaaaatataagttttatggaaaaatttttcgaaaaaaagtaaaaaattaaattttatgaaaacattgtctcttataattttttcatacaaccaatatttccattgacatttcaaaataaagattcataatgattgattttttggaaactatgaaaatcttaattgttcaattacatttttttaataaaattaaattaaaattacatttttataagatcaacaacattttcgatataaataaaaaaaagtatacttacaacacaaaatccgttgttattggaagctcgtgtcacgtgttgagtacttttgaggttataaaatcacttgattaactaatcgtgcaaaatacactcaaaattgataatttaattattattgataaaataggaatgattaaaagttaatatgagagttacactgagatagcaaaataataattttcaacgttactactacacttgatgcataaacaataatgatggccgacaactgtgtagggagtgagaaagaaaggagaccggcttcgttctcatccctactccgtgctgtttactggGTCAGAAGTGACACCTGTAGACATTTGGCggggataactaattaaatgacgattgatcagttttcgaccggagaggaaaaatgattaaattactaaaatggctattaaaaaataagggttgatcgtagaagggtgaaaattgaggattgtatgtatttttgtatgttgtatcataaaaaaatagaaattaaaaattttctctaaaaattaaaaaaaaatttaggggtggactacccctaacatttagggggatgtaaaataatgtttaaaataatgtttaacccagcctcggccatgccaatgattacccaaccttgggccaagacttgctaacctagccttggccattcattGGTGACCCAAGCGTGAGCCAAGAATGGTTAACCTAGCTTCGGCCATACCAATAATTATCCAAGCTTGGACCAAGATTGGGCAACCAAGCCTTGGTCGCCCCAATTATGACCCGAGCCTGGGCCAGAACTGGGTCCCCCAGTCACGGCTACAATGATTACCCAAGGGTTAGCCAAGATTGGGAAacttatactgaaaaaaaaaattaactcgattcaagagaaaaattcttgaaccaagaaaataactttgaagaaaaagattaaattctttaaaattatttacttgattcaagtaaatttttttttctgtatagcCATGGCCGTTGAATGGCAACCCagacttgagccagaattgggTAATCTAGCCTTAGCCACCCTCGCGGTTtttgaaataccgtaaattttcggtattaatgcgtttactgtaaatttaccgttataattctgaaataatacggtatttctgtggtcattttggccagtttttttgctatagttATACAGCATTTGTATCGTACTTCTGCTGCAAAGTTCAGaaataatactataaaattactgtaaaactctagaacttttattgtaaaaaatctatgtattaactataatattattataattttgccgcgtttatactgatataattaaagatataatgctttctaccgtaagatggacggttttgtttattactcggcgagtcttattaggtgactgagtaaATAGATATGGATAATGTCTCTGATAgctcaactggtagagccttcggCGCGTAACTAAATGATCTGGGTTCTAATCTCGgtctagactaaaaaaaattattaataataataataatcgagaAATTAGTTTGtcaacctcttaaaaattattcataataatttataatattataaaaaaaatttttaagctattaaaaaatagtagtaatgcagtatatttttggtattttgccggtaatagaaagtagggatcttcttttccggttttttgctgcaatataccgtaatttttctattgtattgccatgaatattctgaatttatttcgtaattttttcgtaataattcgacaaaaaaactggctaaaataactgaagtattACAGTAAAAATACAGCacttatatcgtataaataccgaATCTTTACGGCATTTCCAAAACCGCGAAGgcattcaataaaaaattcaaacttaataaatcattaagtaatagaattttaaacagtaaatatttattgtttaacgaatatttgctaacaaattctaaaatttaaaatttattatttaaccaagacaattgcatatcgtcaaaattgatacagtcttaaaaaaattaaaatataataatttacagttgaatttttaatattgataattttaaacatgaaaatttatcataagatattaaaaatatacagaacgatGTACAAAGTTTAAAGTAGTATAAGAACTTGATTCTTGcacttttttaactaataaatatctgtaaaaaatagttaattttcatcaaagcacaatattaaataacataaattatataaataataaaccgtcacacttcgtcaccatatagatttagcttatgAGAATAATGAGATGTGCATCAACTAatcggtcgtacggtgtaggggttagtcatcggtctggcaagcgcgcggctcgggttcgaatctcggttagaacggatacgattttcactttatttctataattagcaacagttaggtttaaatttactttacttacaaaataaaataaaaaaataacaccccataaattctttttttatcattttttatcaaatggcatggaccagacttgaaaattaactatggctcagccctggtaaccaggcatgggccagtcctggtaaccaggcatgGGCCAGTCCTGATAACCAGGCTTGGCCCATCGTTATCATCCCAGACTTCAACCAGGACTGGGCCAAGCTAGACCCCGTGGTACTTTCCTCTATGGGATATgtactaaatttcattaagatcCGTTAATGACTATAAGCACAATCGCGGCAACATCCCCTATGCTGACCCTTTTCATTTACCAATTATCAAGTTAGGATTAAAAACACAATTTTAATACcctaaattgattaattttctgaaaatttctaGTTAAATGTCAACAATCCgaataaattttcacttgCATCGTGGTGGTAAAGCAGTTctcaaatttgtctttaatgacaaatttagctatgaattatggctctttaccgtaagatggacggtggtgtttattactcggtaggtcttattaggtgactgaatagtagttacggacaatgtctcggatagcttaacgggtagagcctttggcgcgtaaccaaacgatccgagttcgagtcccggtctgggctgtctgaattattttctcggttaccgaaaaaaaaaaaaaattcctactgagtaaggtctcccctcccccctttatcctttatttccccagttcgcaaatttgtttttaatgacaaatttagctatgaATTATGGCTTTTATGGTTTCATAAAACcacacaataattttttttttttaataactccgaaatttttcattagatcaatttttttgttcagaattatttatagagatcaaaaaactacatcgattGCCGCTAACCACGTgcaaatcggttaattcattcaaaaattatagcagtttgaaaattaaaaaaatcgtgttttatcgaactttgataagatttttgagctcgaagagctcaaaagcataggaaagctatttctttgagctcggagggctcaaaataacacataaactgtatttttgagctcgaagagctcaaaaccatcataaatgcaatttcaagcgcttaggtacgaaatgagcgggaagttgcaggaatggccttcagggtcaaccgttttcctaattttttttttttttttttttttacaaaaacgTATGTGAACACTGTTTAATATGTTATCGTATATGTTAAAAGCATCCGTTTATATACAAAAAAGATTTTGAagtttttcgaaaaacggtGGAAGGTAAATCGCTTATTCAAGcttttaatttgttaacttaagtgcattttcgatagtaataattaattttttttatactttaacgTGGTAAATTTTTACTCGACACCCTATACTTGGGGTATGAAGACCCTCCATGCTCGAATCCAACGTCGAGGATGTTATGTGTGAATGAATGAAAATTgtactaatttttattgaatttattttgtaaaaatacgCGACGCTGAACGAGTGAGGAAGACAGAGCGAGTCACAGCGAGTACGAGGCTACGGAGTGGAGCAACAAGGATGGAGTTACAACGTAAACAAGTGAGTACCGAAGCGAGCGAGGCACCGAGTGCCGTAAACACCCGAGAGGTCTGAGGACAATCGATGCTGCATTGCCGCATGTTCCAATACGACGATCACCATCGATGACAGTTGGTTAGTCAGTACTGCAGGAGCAGAGGTGACTAAAAACTGTCGTGGAGGTCCGTTGATTATTATACGGACCTAGATCAACTATCGACGGGGATCAATTCCAATGGAAATGAAGACTAGCGCCGCCAACTTCAACGAAGGAAGAAGCTGGTACTTCTCCGTGAAGAAGACGATTCGAGGCTGGACTGTCGACGGATACGGACGCGCTTTTGCTCGCTCCGCAacgtaaatttaatttcgaagttatgtcgcgattttgtttatttgtaattaatttgtaacttGTTGTgaagtatttattttctaaaatttattatttatttgagtcGACCACACGAAGCTCTTCCGAGCTGCTAAGATGAGGACGACGCTCCATTTCTTGATAAACCGACGTTCTTGTTCAGTGTTGAATCCAGCGTTTCGAGTCCACgttgtaattttgtaaaatattttgattaacaaaataatacgcGAGGATTCAACgctttacgattattattttgtaacgCTGTTATTACATAGTGTGATTGCCGATGTATGAATGCGAGTGTGAGAAATGAAATTGAAGTAACGACgtttaattttgttaagatTAAGCGAAACTTTAAGTTAcgatgttttaatttttttttgttaaaaattaatatcgacCGCCGAcgtatattttgttaaataaattgttattattttttatttaattcttctgaatttatttcgagtaattttaagaatttcatttattttgcgGTTCTATTTTTTAACGACGAGTATTTCAGCATGGCCCGCCGCCCTGAGGAAGAGGTAAGAGCTAGCCGAAGTCGAAGTAGTAATTAATTGGAGATCATTCTCCTGGCGCCctttttaagttaataatagtttttttaagtaagCCAAAATCTGCAATATAAACGGTGAGCCTGGCTTGGTAAATCCCCGGGTCAGGCAAAACCCCGTTATAATACGTAAACGAATCCATGCGTTcatacacaaaataaaatttacttcaaccaaaaaataattttgaggaACTTTATCGTCGTGATTGGGAAATTTTTAAGctaagcatttttttttttggtttaagtaaattttactcaattcaagaatttttcgtctggattcaagacaataaaactcttcaaaattattttcttgtttcaagaatttttctcttgattcaagtcaATTAGTTTctcagtatatatatatatatataaaacagATGTGACATAGATGAAAATATGTGAgcaaatgtaaaaaattgtacaaatACGTTTTCGGCGATAAAACATAAATTAGATATACGTAgcatgtaatttattaatatctttgCTTATATGTtttcacatttattttttccatagAGAACACGCATTTTAAGTTTTCATTGGTTGATacatagtattaaaaataatgtaaatgttaataactatt includes the following:
- the LOC123268276 gene encoding uncharacterized protein LOC123268276, encoding MDKECPHCHALKFKNEPAGMCCASGKVQLPEIETPLEPLNGLLIGTDPDSNVFLKSIRRFYSCFQMTSFGATEIVRNTNANGQQFNSTFKIRGQVYHKMGSLLPMPNEPHKFLQIYFMGGEDSGSALANRVNARCDYNNLDSLYARRIVSELDALLNEHNELLKIFKSHMHQLQSDNHAIVINSDNTPAGEHIRRLNASVVDDVAGIIVGDCTAAREIVIRRRNNNLQFIADTHRSYDALQYPLIFWKGQDGYCINIKQRDPVSGAETNKKVSSKDYYAYRLMIRRGLDNVILRCPELCQQFMVDMYAKIESERLRYLRYNQQKLRAEEYIHLRDTINNNADVAEIGNHVILPSSYVGSPRHMQEYIQDALTFVREYGRPCLFITFTCNPKWPEITSLLLPGQNAIHRHDITARVFRQKLKSLISFITKSHVFGPTRCWMYSVEWQKRRLPHAHILVWFIDKIRPEEIDSIISAEIPDPSTDQLLFDIVTTNMIHGPCGTLNSSSPCMADRKCTKNFPNDFTNDTVTNVDGYPIYRRRNPENGGQSFIKNIINTDIDIDNRWVVPYSPLLSKTYNAHINIEFCSSVKSIKYICKYVHKGSDMAVFRVENTNVNAPPVNKNDEITLYQIGRYISSNEAAWRIFGFPIHERDPAVVELAIHLENDQRVFFTNETAIDRAINPPKTTLTAFFELCNRADDFGAFARTLLYSQVPRYFTWTQTKTWMPRKQGSPVAACFNLFKSNALGRLFTVNPRHTECFYLRLLLVNVTGPLSFQDIRKVNGQQYPTYKDAYLALGLLEDDNQWECMLAEGALNCTAIQIRLLFAIVLTTCFPARAQILWENHKDSMTDDILHQHRIRCHDLTITFSDEMYN